In Pochonia chlamydosporia 170 chromosome 3, whole genome shotgun sequence, the following are encoded in one genomic region:
- a CDS encoding RADC family protein (similar to Metarhizium robertsii ARSEF 23 XP_007822911.1), with translation MSHHSYTGSGPYCYANSFAMMMGADAPSTAVIEFATCSPFGMEVIGKELVFFDPYAWDPMQSFEDMLVAAGWTSKLTVGKDADDALASLKKELEKGPVFVGPVEMGYLRYQPGNNGPMGADHYVVVLGIEGDRVDLHDPQGFPYATIPVSEFLQSWKTDSLGYGKSYMMRSEFKQIHKYTEEEIIRRTLPNARKWLSMAAVKDSDMPPGSCGNAKAAERLAEIIQTNFHPGVKNPLVYFAVRVGVRRLADAATCLERIGETDAAGIMAKQARLVGALQYPLVVGDKAGAVKILKELGPTYDELRAALK, from the coding sequence ATGTCTCACCACTCATACACTGGCTCCGGCCCCTACTGCTACGCCAACTCCTtcgccatgatgatgggtgcAGATGCCCCGTCCACGGCTGTCATTGAGTTCGCAACCTGCAGCCCCTTTGGCATGGAAGTCATTGGCAAGGAACTCGTCTTCTTTGACCCTTATGCCTGGGACCCAATGCAGTCGTTTGAGGATATGCTCGTGGCTGCGGGGTGGACCTCCAAACTGACCGTTGGCAAAGATGCGGACGATGCACTTGCTTCTTTGAAGAAGGAACTTGAAAAGGGCCCCGTGTTCGTGGGACCCGTTGAGATGGGATACTTGCGATATCAGCCTGGGAATAATGGACCCATGGGGGCGGATCACTACGTTGTTGTGCTTGGGATTGAAGGCGATAGAGTGGACTTGCATGATCCCCAAGGTTTCCCGTACGCAACGATCCCTGTGTCAGAGTTTCTGCAGTCCTGGAAGACTGATTCCCTCGGCTATGGGAAGTCGTACATGATGCGAAGCGAGTTCAAGCAGATCCACAAGTATACGGAGGAAGAAATCATCAGGCGGACTCTTCCCAACGCACGTAAGTGGCTCAGCATGGCGGCTGTAAAAGACAGTGACATGCCCCCAGGCTCATGTGGCAATGCCAAAGCAGCAGAGCGGCTAGCAGAGATTATTCAGACAAATTTCCACCCGGGCGTCAAGAATCCTCTCGTCTACTTTGCAGTGAGGGTTGGTGTGCGGCGTTTGGCGGATGCCGCTACTTGCCTGGAGAGGATTGGGGAAACCGATGCTGCTGGGATTATGGCGAAGCAGGCGAGATTGGTTGGTGCTTTGCAGTATcctttggtggtgggtgaTAAGGCGGGTGCGGTGAAGATATTGAAGGAGCTGGGACCGACGTATGATGAGCTGCGAGCTGCATTGAAGTGA
- a CDS encoding GCN5-related N-acetyltransferase (GNAT) domain-containing protein (similar to Metarhizium robertsii ARSEF 23 XP_007822912.1), with product MSLFSASLISQDVASSLPTGYTIRPLQKQDYAKGFLTCLHDLTWTGDQTEEEFNQRYDEMDTQGKGPYYYLVIEHEGRIVGTGAVIIEKKFIWNRASVGHVEEICISKAHQSKGLGLKMINALDSVARNVGCTKSLLNCDPAKNGFYVKCGYVSSGMEMQHSFKEEKQ from the exons ATGTCCCTCTTCTCCGCATCCCTCATCTCTCAAGACGTAgcctcctccctccccaCCGGCTACACCATCCGCCCCCTCCAAAAACAAGACTACGCAAAAGGCTTCCTCACATGTCTCCACGACCTCACATGGACAGGGGAccaaacagaagaagaattCAACCAGCGCTACGATGAGATGGACACGCAGGGCAAAGGGCCGTATTACTACCTCGTCATAGAGCATGAGGGCCGCATCGTTGGCACCGGCGCCGTCATCATCGAAAAGAAATT TATCTGGAACCGCGCATCGGTAGGCCACGTCGAGGAAATCTGCATCTCAAAGGCCCACCAATCTAAAGGTCTGGGTCTGAAAATGATCAATGCCCTCGACTCAGTGGCCAGGAATGTCGGATGCACCAAGAGTCTTCTGAACTGCGATCCCGCCAAGAATGGCTTCTACGTCAAGTGCGGGTATGTTTCTTCAGGGATGGAGATGCAGCATAGTTtcaaggaggagaagcagtAA
- a CDS encoding fumarylacetoacetate hydrolase protein (similar to Togninia minima UCRPA7 XP_007911216.1), which produces MEAISQWSRFVRFISEDGRELCGEPVDSTIDVGLALASDETVAVRVLNCSSPLEKGSFTGEIASIKKLLSPLSPEEVGTIRCIGLNFKDHAAELKAPIPSIPEVFMKPSQCINNPLDPVFLPSSAGNAVDAEVELAVVIAKDCKNVSVGSAMDYVLGYTSANDITARDVQGQTSQWGYCKGYDGFCPLGPVLVSKELLPDPGNLVLRTELDGQVLQDGATEQMIFSVAEIISHLSKDTTLPRGTVILTGTPSGIGHSYVPPRYLKAGSQLRIQISNGIGTLANTIVSESATQARL; this is translated from the exons ATGGAAGCCATTTCG CAATGGAGTCGCTTTGTAAGATTCATCTCCGAAGATGGCAGAGAATTGTGCGgcgaaccagttgacagcaCAATTGATG TTGGGCTTGCTCTGGCATCTGATGAGACTGTGGCAGTAAGAGTGCTGAACTGCTCATCGCCCTTAGAAAAAGGGTCATTTACGGGTGAGATAGCATCTATCAAAAAG TTATTATCCCCCTTATCACCCGAAGAAGTAGGAACCATTCGCTGCATTGGACTCAACTTCAAAGACCACGCA GCTGAACTCAAGGCGCCAATCCCATCCATTCCTGAAGTCTTCATGAAGCCTTCCCAGTGCATCAACAACCCTCTCGACCCAGTCTTTCTCCCTTCCTCAGCAGGCAATGCAGTTGACGCCGAGGTAGAACTAGCAGttgtcattgccaaggaCTGCAAGAATGTTAGTGTAGGCTCTGCGATGGATTATGTCCTTGGATACACGTCTGCCAATGACATTACGGCGCGAGATGTCCAAGGCCAGACTTCGCAGTGGGGTTATTGCAAGGGGTACGATGGATTTTGCCCGTTGGGCCCGGTGTTGGTGTCGAAGGAGTTGTTGCCTGATCCGGGGAATCTAGTGCTGAGGACGGAGTTGGATGGTCAGGTTTTGCAGGATGGTGCAACTGAGCAGATGATTTTTTCTGTGGCGGAGATTATATCCCACTTGTCAAAG GACACGACTTTGCCTCGCGGAACCGTCATTCTGACTGGCACTCCCTCTGGTATTGGACATAGTTATGTGCCTCCACGGTATCTGAAAGCAGGATCGCAATTGAGGATTCAAATCTCGAATGGGATCGGAACTTTGGCGAATACGATTGTATCAGAATCCGCAACGCAGGCTCGACTATAA
- a CDS encoding alpha/beta hydrolase family domain-containing protein yields MATKPSVVVFPGAFHPASCMDAFVASLRAAGFPAEAHTLRSVGNPEMVVADDEAYMRSVMNPLIDAGKDVLLIVHSFAGFPGCSAISGIDKRGREAGGQKGGVLGVIYLAAFVPLEGDSVYKLLQNNWEPWMDVNEQEQLIGTKDQANTFFNDCTSEQATATTMTLKAHSMKALKGDHASPKNIGWREAGYNGRRAYIRCTKDNALPLPGQIMFTERTGVEWVIRTLEASHSPFLSMPDATAKVVEELASQFLAA; encoded by the exons ATGGCAACCAAGCCTTCTGTTGTCGTCTTCCCAGGCGCCTTCCACCCAGCATCATGCATGGACGCTTTTGTCGCAAGCCTCCGAGCGGCCGGGTTTCCGGCAGAGGCCCACACCCTCCGGAGTGTAGGAAACCCAGAGATGGTGgttgcagatgatgaagcGTACATGCGGTCCGTGATGAATCCCCTGATCGACGCTGGCAAAGATGTCCTGCTCATAGTTCACTCCTTTGCTGGCTTCCCGGGATGTTCAGCCATTTCTGGAATCGACAAGCGAGGTAGGGAGGCTGGAGGGCAAAAGGGCGGTGTCTTGGGAGTGATTTACCTTGCGGCGTTTGTTCCTTTGGAAGGTGACTCTGTGTATAAGCTGCTACAAAATAACTGGGAACCGTGGATGGACGTCAAT gaacaggaacaactAATCGGCACCAAGGACCAAGCCAACACCTTTTTCAACGACTGCACGTCCGAGCAGGCAACCGCCACAACTATGACTCTCAAAGCTCACTCCATGAAAGCCTTGAAAGGTGACCACGCCAGCCCAAAGAACATTGGCTGGCGCGAGGCCGGTTACAACGGACGACGTGCATACATCCGTTGCACAAAGGACAACGCACTCCCTCTCCCCGGCCAGATAATGTTCACGGAACGAACCGGCGTAGAATGGGTCATCAGGACGCTTGAGGCGTCTCACAGTCCATTTTTGTCCATGCCTGATGCCACGgccaaagttgttgaggagcttgcgTCCCAATTCCTTGCAGCTTGA
- a CDS encoding transaldolase protein (similar to Togninia minima UCRPA7 XP_007912856.1) yields MAEAQISWLQKLEEQLDVDVDWMDPEYIKSLPIKPHDQTSNQIFVDVQMSNESNRELLAQVANELKDEGWLAIYTRMACLMCKKNIDLISGRVLLQTSPSEAYNKEKTLEHARLYDAEFARVGITRDRYCIKIPSTGPGLCAAEVLSREGIPTLGTALFGLPQAVAASQAGCIYISPYFNEVRTHKDRSVWTDYEDPATESPMSARVFNILEVYRRLYKETGKEQPFLKNASFISVKEAMACAHLGCHSATLENKTLDELALLVYDSTKQPGEVAAKPIHVYKSPNPTAERIQKLARTDPLSPGGWNDVVADTSIDYLAHNGAALDDAIAADAVATQRLKDALDVFVKAEQRSKARIEEALKL; encoded by the exons ATGGCTGAAGCACAAATTTCATGGCTTCAAAAGCTCGAAGAGCAAC tcgatgttgatgtcgaCTGGATGGATCCCGAATACATCAAGTCTCTGCCTATTAAGCCACACGACCAGACTAGCAACCAGATCTTTGTGGATGTTCAAATGAGCAATGAGTCCAACAGGGAGCTCCTGGCACAAGTTGCGAATGAGCTTAAGGATGAAGGATGGCTTGCGATTTACACAAGAATG GCCTGCCTCATGTGCAAGAAGAATATCGACCTTATAAGCGGCCGTGTTCTCCTGCAAACTTCCCCCTCTGAAGCATATAACAAAGAAAAAACGCTTGAACATGCCCGTCTCTATGACGCGGAGTTTGCTCGCGTTGGAATTACCCGTGACAGGTACTGCATCAAAATCCCCTCCACTGGTCCGGGACTCTGCGCCGCCGAGGTTCTAAGCAGAGAGGGAATACCCACCCTGGGTACAGCACTGTTTGGGTTGCCGCAGGCTGTGGCGGCTAGTCAGGCGGGTTGCATCTATATCAGCCCTTATTTCAACG AGGTTCGAACTCACAAGGATAGAAGCGTGTGGACGGATTATGAGGATCCAGCGACGGAGAGTCCCATGTCGGCGAGGGTGTTTAACATTCTAGAGGTGTATAGACGGCTATACAAAGAGACAGGCAAGGAGCAGCCGTTTCTCAAAAACGCAAG CTTCATCTCTGTCAAGGAAGCAATGGCTTGTGCCCACCTTGGCTGCCACTCTGCCACCCTCGAGAACAAGACTCTCGATGAGCTCGCACTACTTGTATACGACAGTACCAAACAACCAGGAGAAGTGGCCGCCAAACCAATTCACGTTTACAAGTCTCCCAATCCTACGGCCGAGCGAATCCAGAAACTTGCCAGAACTGATCCGCTCTCCCCAGGTGGTTGGAACGATGTCGTGGCAGACACAAGCATCGACTATCTCGCGCACAATGGTGCCGCTCTAGATGACGCTATTGCGGCGGATGCGGTAGCAACGCAGCGTCTCAAAGATGCACTGGATGTATTCGTCAAGGCAGAACAGAGGAGCAAGGCTCGGATTGAAGAAGCTCTGAAGCTGTAA
- a CDS encoding WD repeat containing protein (similar to Pyrenophora tritici-repentis Pt-1C-BFP XP_001941964.1), with amino-acid sequence MPVKKEPGEMSAFERKRLENIAANRAILTDISTTAKKIIPDKPKPAKSTAPKRKSRSEPVKRESARPTRMSSRLAGIEADNETLKRKLEVEAENQAEVAKAKKLRVVGDLNLGDIAVEGKKWSAGFDSLKGIVRGAQPGVRTFTEDDIKETTDKSLKDLRQRMGGLKLYEHWLPNDIKITPQRVYALGFHPTEDKPIVFAGDKEGNMGVFDGSQTPPELDDDENPTTDPEISAFKTHSRTITSFAFSPTDPNTVYSSSYDSSIRKMDLEKGTSIQVFAPSDIDTDMPISALDMAHSEPNILYFSTLDGGVGRYDVRAPGSEEIWTLSEQKIGGFSLHPLQPHLLATASLDRTMKIWDTRKISGKGDLRHPALLGEHESRLSVSHASWSAAGHVATSSYDDTVKIYDFTDASTWKPGHDISSKAMEPKHKIHHNNQTGRWVTILKPQWQRRPHDGIQKFVIANMNRFVDVFASDGSQLAQLDGEGITAVPAVAHFHPTLDWVAGGNGSGKLCLWQ; translated from the exons ATGCCCGTCAAGAAGGAACCTGGCGAAATGAGCGCCTTTGAGCGCAAGAGACTGGAGAACATTGCAGCAAATCGAGCAATTCTCACAGACATATCCACGACCGCAAAAAAGATTATTCCCGACAAACCGAAGCCGGCCAAGTCGACGGCACCCAAGCGCAAAAGCCGCAGCGAACCAGTGAAACGCGAATCTGCTCGGCCGACGCGCATGAGTTCACGATTGGCGGGCATTGAAGCGGACAACGAGACACTGAAGCGCAAATTGGAAGTCGAAGCCGAGAACCAAGCAGAGgttgccaaggccaagaagttACGGGTTGTAGGTGACTTGAATCTGGGCGACATTGCAGTAGAAGGAAAGAAATGGAGTGCTGGATTCGACAGCCTCAAGGGCATTGTGCGTGGCGCGCAGCCTGGCGTGAGGACGTTTACAGAAGACGATATTAAAGAGACGACGGATAAGAGTTTAAAGGATTTGCGACAACGGATGGGCGGCCTTAAGCTCTATGAACACTGGCTTCCAAATG ACATCAAAATTACTCCCCAACGTGTATATGCACTGGGCTTCCACCCTACCGAGGACAAGCCCATCGTATTTGCAGGCGACAAAGAAGGCAACATGGGTGTATTCGACGGCTCCCAAACACCTCCCGAGCtagacgacgacgaaaaCCCGACCACCGACCCCGAAATATCAGCCTTCAAAACACATTCCCGCACAATCACATCGTTTGCCTTCTCCCCTACGGACCCCAACACCGTGTACTCGTCCTCCTATGACTCGTCCATTCGCAAAATGGATCTTGAAAAGGGCACGTCTATTCAAGTCTTCGCCCCGTCAGACATTGACACCGACATGCCCATCTCAGCACTCGACATGGCACACTCCGAACCCAATATCCTCTATTTCTCAACCCTAGATGGTGGTGTAGGGCGGTACGACGTTCGCGCCCCCGGAAGCGAGGAAATCTGGACATTATCAGAGCAAAAGATTGGTGGATTCTCACTACACCCCCTCCAGCCCCATCTGCTTGCTACCGCCTCTCTCGACAGGACAATGAAGATATGGGACACCAGGAAAATATCTGGCAAAGGAGACCTTCGCCACCCTGCCCTACTAGGGGAGCACGAGTCCCGACTTTCAGTCTCTCATGCATCCTGGAGTGCGGCAGGACATGTCGCTACGTCATCCTATGATGATACTGTCAAGATTTACGATTTCACAGACGCGAGTACATGGAAACCAGGGCATGATATATCCTCCAAGGCCATGGAACCCAAACACAAAATTCATCACAATAACCAGACGGGCCGGTGGGTTACGATACTTAAACCCCAATGGCAGAGACGACCGCACGATGGGATTCAGAAATTCGTTATTGCGAATATGAATCGCTTCGTGGATGTATTTGCATCTGATGGGAGTCAGTTGGCGCAGCTTGATGGCGAGGGCATCACCGCTGTACCAGCCGTGGCGCACTTTCATCCTACACTGGATTGGGTTGCtggtggaaatggaagcGGGAAGCTGTGCTTGTGGCAGTAG
- a CDS encoding mannose-6-phosphate isomerase (similar to pseudozyma hubeiensis SY62 XP_012186351.1), whose amino-acid sequence MAPIIVPANQPEKRFYAGGARISAFRSDPPCSSHQPEDWVASTSCCFGTAGIGYSRLPDGTLLTDTVAAEPEKWLGAEHLAKYGADTKLLVKLLDAGQRLPVHAHPHVNWSKKHLGRNHGKAEAWYILTPGSVWLGLKDSIDEKELLELVEGKRGTELLHRMHKFDVVPHQTLYVPPGTLHAIGEGIMVVEVQEPEDLSILCEWEGFDIDGKKDGHLGLGFPTALTAVDTKGRTREEAEKWVTSDQVSKSVCAAESTEYFRLERIHVEGSSSTERGLAILVVLEGNVSLATASSKPLRLPKGSTVVIPHEDGELRLQGEADVLIARPPQ is encoded by the coding sequence ATGGCACCAATTATCGTACCAGCGAACCAACCCGAGAAGCGCTTCTACGCAGGCGGGGCACGCATTTCTGCATTTCGCTCCGATCCGCCTTGTTCCTCTCACCAGCCCGAAGATTGGGTTGCCTCCACGTCATGTTGCTTTGGGACCGCTGGCATTGGATATAGTCGACTCCCAGACGGGACCTTGCTTACCGACACAGTCGCAGCGGAGCCGGAGAAGTGGCTCGGCGCAGAACACTTGGCTAAATATGGAGCTGACACAAAGCTCCTAGTGAAGCTGCTTGATGCCGGTCAGAGACTCCCCGTGCATGCGCATCCTCATGTGAATTGGTCCAAGAAACACCTCGGGAGGAATCACGGCAAAGCAGAAGCCTGGTACATCTTGACCCCTGGATCAGTATGGCTCGGATTGAAGGACTCGATTGACGAAAAGGAGTTGCtggagcttgttgaaggGAAAAGGGGAACCGAGCTCCTACACCGGATGCACAAGTTTGATGTGGTGCCGCATCAGACACTTTACGTTCCGCCTGGTACATTGCATGCCATCGGAGAAGGCATCATGGTAGTGGAGGTACAAGAACCTGAGGACCTCTCCATCCTCTGCGAATGGGAAGGATTCGACATTGACGGTAAAAAGGATGGCCATCTCGGACTCGGTTTCCCAACAGCTCTCACAGCTGTCGATACGAAAGGTCGCACGAGAGAGGAAGCTGAGAAATGGGTCACTTCGGACCAGGTCTCGAAGAGTGTTTGTGCCGCAGAATCGACCGAGTATTTCCGCCTAGAAAGGATCCACGTCGAGGGCTCGTCAAGCACAGAACGCGGGCTTGCTATACTTGTTGTTCTTGAGGGCAACGTGTCGTTAGCGACGGCCAGTTCAAAGCCTTTGAGGCTTCCAAAAGGGTCGACAGTTGTCATTCcccatgaagatggagagctCAGGCTGCAGGGAGAGGCTGACGTCCTCATCGCTCGGCCGCCTCAGTGA